A single Parabacteroides timonensis DNA region contains:
- the metF gene encoding methylenetetrahydrofolate reductase [NAD(P)H] yields MKVIDLINGSKTTAFSFEILPPIKGNSIQKVYNVIDKLKEFDPKYINITSHHSEYIYKTLPDGSFQKVNIRKRPGSVAIASAIQNKYGIPAVPHIICKGFTKDETEYALIDLNFLGVYDLLLLRGDVKTLEAGQNTDQYHEHATGLQEQVNNFNKGIAVDGSTFEANETPFSYGMACYPEKHEEAPNMDSDIFYLKEKVKNGADYLVTQMFFDNEKYYSFVDRCRAEGITVPIIPGIKPVVFKNQLTVLPKIFRSDIPEPFATELRKCNNDDEVKAVGVEWCIQQCKDLIAHGVPSLHFYTMMATDSVYKVAKEVY; encoded by the coding sequence ATGAAAGTCATTGATTTGATAAACGGCAGTAAAACGACTGCTTTCTCATTCGAAATACTTCCTCCTATAAAAGGGAACAGCATACAAAAAGTGTACAATGTGATTGATAAACTAAAAGAATTCGATCCTAAGTACATTAATATAACCTCCCATCACAGCGAATACATTTATAAAACGCTTCCCGACGGAAGTTTTCAGAAAGTGAATATCCGCAAGCGACCGGGATCGGTAGCTATTGCTTCTGCCATTCAGAATAAATATGGCATTCCGGCCGTCCCGCATATCATCTGTAAAGGTTTCACGAAAGACGAAACCGAATATGCACTGATCGACCTTAACTTTTTAGGTGTTTACGACCTGCTTTTACTCCGCGGGGATGTAAAAACGTTAGAGGCAGGGCAGAACACCGATCAGTATCATGAACATGCAACCGGTTTACAGGAACAGGTAAACAACTTCAACAAAGGCATCGCAGTAGACGGTTCTACATTTGAAGCCAATGAAACCCCATTTTCCTACGGTATGGCCTGTTATCCGGAAAAGCATGAAGAGGCTCCCAATATGGATTCTGATATTTTCTACCTGAAGGAGAAAGTAAAAAACGGAGCTGATTACCTGGTAACCCAAATGTTTTTCGACAACGAAAAATATTATTCATTTGTGGATCGTTGCCGTGCAGAAGGAATCACTGTTCCGATCATTCCGGGAATCAAGCCCGTCGTATTCAAGAATCAATTAACGGTATTACCTAAAATATTCCGTTCCGATATACCGGAGCCGTTTGCCACCGAACTTCGTAAATGTAATAACGACGACGAAGTAAAAGCCGTTGGTGTAGAATGGTGTATCCAGCAATGTAAAGACCTGATCGCTCACGGAGTCCCCAGCCTGCATTTTTATACAATGATGGCAACGGATAGCGTCTATAAAGTTGCGAAAGAAGTATATTAA
- a CDS encoding branched-chain amino acid aminotransferase, which translates to MENINWSDLAFGYMKTDYNVRCYYRDGKWGELEVSSSEIINIHMAATCLHYGQESFEGLKAFRGKDGKIRVFRMDENGKRMQASSRGIKMAELPVEMFEEAVRKVVKLNERFVPPYESGAALYIRPLMIGLGAQVGVKPAPEYMFMIFVTPVGPYFKGGFQPSKVCIMREYDRAAPQGTGTIKVGGNYAASLVAGEKAKEKGYAAVLYLDPKEKKYLDECGPANFFGIRGNSYITPQSHSILPSITNKSLQQLAADMGLTVERRPVPVEELATFDEAAECGTAAVIAPISQIDDLDIDKSYVIAKDGKPGPVCEKLYHKLRGIQYGDEPDTYGWVTIIE; encoded by the coding sequence ATGGAAAATATTAATTGGTCTGATCTAGCATTTGGTTATATGAAGACAGACTACAATGTACGGTGTTACTATCGTGATGGTAAATGGGGAGAATTAGAAGTTAGTTCTTCTGAGATCATCAATATTCATATGGCAGCGACTTGTCTGCATTACGGGCAAGAATCGTTTGAAGGTCTGAAAGCTTTCAGAGGTAAAGACGGTAAGATCCGTGTGTTCCGTATGGATGAAAACGGCAAACGTATGCAGGCTTCCAGCCGGGGTATCAAGATGGCTGAACTTCCTGTGGAAATGTTTGAGGAAGCTGTTCGCAAAGTAGTGAAATTGAATGAACGCTTTGTTCCTCCTTACGAGAGTGGAGCAGCATTATATATCCGGCCGTTGATGATTGGTTTGGGTGCACAGGTAGGTGTAAAACCGGCTCCTGAATATATGTTTATGATTTTTGTAACTCCGGTAGGTCCGTATTTTAAAGGTGGTTTCCAACCTTCAAAGGTTTGTATCATGCGTGAATATGACCGTGCAGCTCCTCAGGGAACAGGTACGATAAAAGTCGGTGGTAACTATGCCGCCAGCCTTGTTGCCGGTGAAAAAGCAAAGGAAAAAGGATATGCAGCCGTTCTTTATCTGGATCCGAAAGAAAAGAAATACCTGGACGAATGTGGTCCGGCAAACTTCTTCGGTATCCGTGGTAATAGCTATATCACTCCGCAGTCTCATTCTATCCTGCCTTCAATCACCAACAAGAGTTTGCAGCAATTAGCTGCAGATATGGGACTGACCGTTGAACGTCGTCCGGTTCCAGTGGAAGAACTCGCAACATTTGATGAAGCAGCAGAGTGCGGAACTGCAGCCGTTATCGCTCCGATCTCACAAATCGACGATCTGGACATTGACAAGTCTTATGTAATTGCTAAAGATGGCAAGCCGGGACCTGTTTGTGAAAAATTGTATCATAAACTGCGTGGTATCCAGTATGGTGATGAACCTGATACATACGGATGGGTAACGATTATTGAATAA